The region acctcactaccagtacactgctatgggacccacctcactaccagtacactgctatGGGACCCACCACATTACCAGTACACTGCTATGGGACCCACCACATTACCAGTACAATGCTATGGGACCCACCACATTACCAGTACACTGCTACCCGATCCaccccactaccagtacactactacccgacccacaccactaccagtacGCTGCTAACcgactcacctcactaccagtacactgctgtgggacccacctcactaccagtacactgctacCCGACCCACCACATTACCAGTACACTGCTACCCGACCCaccccactaccagtacactacttCCCGACCCACCCCACTACCAGTACGCTGCTAACcgactcacctcactaccagtacactgctatgggacccacctcactaccagtacactgctatgggacccacctcactaccagtacactgctatGGGACCCACCACATTACCAGTACACTGCTATGGGACCCACCACATTACCAGTACAATGCTATGGGACCCACCACATTACCAGTACACTGCTACCCGATCCaccccactaccagtacactactacCCGACCCACCCCACTACCAGTACGCTgctcacctcactaccagtacactgctatgggacccacctcactaccagtacactgctatgggacccacctcactaccagtacactgctatGGGACCCACCACATTACCAGTACACTGCTATGGGACCCACCACATTACCAGTACACTGCTATCCgacccacctcactaccagtacactgctatGGGACCCACCACATTACCAGTACACTGCTATCCgacccacctcactaccagtacactgctatGGGACCCACCACATTACCAGTACACTGCTATCCgacccacctcactaccagtacactgctatGGGACCCACCACATTACCAGTACACTGCTATGGGACCCACCACATTACCAGTACACTGCTATCCgacccacctcactaccagtacactgctatGGGACCCACCACATTACCAGTACACAGCTATGGGACCCACCACATTACCAGTACACTGCTATCCgacccacctcactaccagtacactgctatGGGACCCACCACATTACCAGTACACTGCTACCCGACCCACCACATTACCAGTACACTGTTACCCGACCCaccccactaccagtacactgctatgggacccaccacactaccagtacactgctacccgacccaccacacacctaccctgGCTGGGTGGGTATGTAATGCTATGACGAAAACTTATAAATGCCAAATAACAAAATCTCAAAAAATCTTACAAATAAAAGAAACAGTGATTTATACTCTTTGGGAATATTGAAAtgtcttcaggaagaaatccaaatattcttccttgaagcctttttatccacttctccgaggctgtgggtccaaAAATTTACACCAAAAATAgatctatatataaatataatgatATAAGATAAATATTCGGGAATAAAGTAATGATGAAAGATATTCGGGAATAAAGTAATGATGAAAGATATACTGGAATAAAGTAATGATGAAAGATATTCGGGAATAAAGTAATGATGAAAGATATTCGGGAATAAAGTAATGATGAAAGATATACTGGAATAAAGTAATGATGAAAGATATTCGGGAATAAAGTAATGATGAAAGATATTCGGGAATAAAGTAATGATGAAAGATATTCGGGAAGTAATGAAAGATATTCGGGAATAAAGTAATAATGAAAGATATTCGGGAATAAAGTAATGATGAAAGATATTCGGGAATAAAGTAATGATGAAAGATATTCGGTAATAAAGTAATGATGAAAGATATTCGGGAATAAAGTAATGATGAAAGATATACGGGAATAAAGTAATGATGAAAGATATTCGGGAATAAAGTAATGATGAAAGATATTCGGGAAGTAATGAAAGATATTCGGGAATAAAGTAATAATGAAAGATATTCGGGAATAAAGTAATAATGAAAGATATTCGGGAATAAAGTAATGATGAAAGAGTAAAAATTCTTGTAACTAGAAAAAGATTTATTTTCATTATACAGATACTGATCATTATCATTCCTGAGACCAatttttttctgtgattttttttttctttcgttAAATTACTGTATGTGTGAAATAAATTATTTATCAGTGTTGTGATCAGCAGATTATTGATCATTATATATATTCATGTTAGATTAATTATTATTTGTAGGATTAATACATCAAGTGGAAGACAATGAGATGCGATGCAAGGAAAAagagagtagctccagttccttagatcaaaagaCCTTCACCGTCGTAATGTCACCCTGTCTAACACCATATTAAATTAAACAGTCAAACAGTTTTACTAAAAATGGCGACGTTATTTATGAACAAAAAATCGCCAAATTTTCTGTAACAGTTttgtgataaattattattaaattacttaaTGGAAGGTGTTAAAATTTAGCATCAAGGAAACTTAACTATCACAATTTATTATTAAAAGTTGTTTTAATCAATACAAAAAAATATGTTATTGGGGATATTTAACAAGAGAAACATTAATGATACATATTAATAAATCTAATTAATTATGTATATAACACACTTGTGTACATGACATGACAGGAAGAGCAGTTAAATGGCACAAAGAAACTATGGCACCATTTCAGTATGGAAATCTGCAGTATCAACAAGTGAATGTTAGATCGTTCTCCGATGTTTTTATTTGAGGTGTTTATACTTGCAATCTTCTGTGTACTTCATGAGTCTTCTTGCGTGTACGTGTCTCACCACAGTCATTCATACTCTTACTTGATCCTGGTGCCATGGTAAGTATGGTACACGCATGGAGGCCAAGATTTTCTGGCCATGTTCCAGCTTGGTCTCCAACGTTCAGATCACAGCCTGGTCTCCAACGTTCAGATCACAGCCTGGTCTCCAACGTTCAGATCACAGCCTGGTCTCCAACGTTCAGATCACAGCCTGGTCTCCAACGTTCAGATCACAGCCTGGTCTCCAACGTTCAGATCACAGCCTGGTCTCCAACGTTCAGATCACAGCCTGGTCTCCAACGTTCAGATCACAGCCTGGTCTCCAACGTTCAGATCACAGCCTGGTCTCCAACGTTCAGTTCTCAGCCTGGTCTCCAACGTTCAGATCACAGCCTGGTCTCCAACGTTCAGATCACAGCCTAGTCTCCAACGTTCAGATCACAGCCTTGTCTCCAACGTTCAGATCACAGCCTGGTCTCCAACGTTCAGATCACAGCCTGGTCTCCAACGTTCAGATCACAGCCTGGTCTCCAACGTTCAGATCACAGCCTGGTCTCCAACGTTCAGATCACAGCCTTGTCTCCAACGTTCAGATCACAGCCTAGTCTCCAACGTTCAGATCACAGCCTAGTCTCCAACGTTCAGATCACAGCCTAGTCTCCAACGTTCAGATCACAGCCTGGTCTCCAACGTTCAGATCACCGCCCTGGTGGCCAGCGCCCTGTGAGTGCTCAATGCTTCATGCAGATATGGAATGTTTTCCATTAATTTATTATATTTGAAGCAAAAATTTCTCTCCGTACCTTTCTCACCTTGGCGCAGGAGTTCCATGTATTTCATGCAGACTTCttacccttcccccccccccccaaaaaaaaaaagaggcagaAATATTATCACAGCCTGGACtgcttcatttttttttgttctccAAATAATTGCTACCGTAACTGATGGTCTTAACTAAGGTCGGACCCAGTTGTTCGAAAGTCTTCTCCAATAAAGTACTAACatcttctcaaaaatcattcaATAACAGAGTCTGGTCAGGGTCGGCTACAATCCATTTTCTTAAGGCAGATGAATTCTCCGTAAGTCTCACAACGCCTTGGATTCCAAACTCATGGCCATGTTATTGTTTAGCTCAAGGGTCTGGCCAATTGGTATTGTCGGAAACCGTTTGGTATTGTTTAGAACCCACGGGCCGTTCTCCACGAATTCCTTTCAGACAGAGGGTGATGAAGAAGAGTAGGCTTTCCATGTCACGGATGTGCACAGGGATCCATCTGGCAAAGTGTCGGTGATACAGAGCAAATATAGCGTGATACAGGCCATGTAGCGCGGGAAGTCCTACTCCATTTTTAATGTCACTCGAAGTACATTTTCCTGATATTTTTTGAGTGAAAGTTATAAATAGCTTTTGGTTATTAAAATGTATTAGAATGACCTGAGTCACTGGTCTCCAACATAAAATTCATCTATTGGCCATTAACAGGAGAAAAAAAATATAGTGTTTTTTATCCGATCTGTCTCCATATTCTGAAAATTAGGTCCTACTGTAAGTTGTGTATTATTGGTATTAAAGgttgaaaataaaataattttgatGAAAATCCGAGTAATTAAacttaacagtagtaatataaatataaatttacTTCATGTTACATGTAACAAGGGCGTTTTTAGATTATCTGTGGATAATAATCCTCGTAAAATGAAAATCATTTTAAATAacaaataaaaaggcacaataccgtgactggaacgatacacaaataacccgcacatagaagagaggagcttaccacgacgtttcggtccgacttggaccatttataaagtcacagtgtgactttgtaaatggtccaagtcggaccgatacgtcgtcgagagctcctctcttctatgtgcaggttatttgtgtatggataATCATATTAATAACATCAATTACGCATTCAACATATATTTTTCAATCTGAAATATAAGTTATAATTTCAAAGTTACCAGCAATACTCTTACAGTGGCTGACAGTTGTGGTTCTGCCAGAGAAACTTCCGAAAATTATTCTTGAAAGCACAAAACACCATCACTGTTAATATCAAATCCTGGGTTGAGCCATAACGTGTTGCCGGGTGTTTACTGAGAACCCACCACTCTCTTTTTGAGTTAAAACAAAATAAACAATTAATAGTTTTGGTGGTTGCTCAaatataaacttaaaaaaaaattatgtattacATACCACCAAGTTTCCCAGAAGTTTGAGTTCACTTCGACGTTCTACGGCATTTTCACCGCCGTTCCTGTGATTCACTTTTATTCTGAACCAATTTCACTTCACTTACTTTCTGGAAGAAAATGTGTACCATGTTCTCCTTGGTACTTTTGACAGGTTAAACTCACCCACAAGACGCGTCTCAAGACGATTCTGCGTCATgatcactatcaacacaacagttTTGTTCATCTTAACCTTACAAGAATTTATATCTAACCTTCTCCTGTATCCAAAACCAAATTCACTTTTTGAAAATTTAATGGTGAATGTCAGTGCTAAAATACACCATATAAGAAAATAGAACTAAAGAGTATATCCTGAAAATGAGAAACAGATTTAACAAATAATGATTCAACAAGATGGGCTGTAAATCTGGGAATCTGTAAAAAAATAAACTTGTACTCAAAACAGTAACCGGCGGAACTCATAAGCTTACAAGAATTTTCAATAAAAACAAAAATCATTATAGCAATATAAGGAGAGatggaaaaaaaaacactaaaaaataataattggtaAAATTAAATGGGAACGAAATACGTTATAATTTgctgtactggaaaacttcaacACAGATTTCACATATTTAGAAAGTAAACTGCTAAACAAATTGTCAACAAAATGCGTTGGATCATAACTAGAATGTGCAATGACAGTAGGATGGTCGCGATAAACAATGTTCCATATAGCAGAGGTTCACCAGACCCGCCACAACACAATTCTCAGAGTTAAAAAAGAATGTGAAGGTGGAAGACTGAATGTGAATAAAACATTCAGTGAAGATTttggcattttattgtgaagacaTTTCTTCCATCTTGATGGGCGAAACGATTTCACAGTAAAATGCTATAACTGTGTCTCATTTACACTGTGTCTCATTTACATACTGTCGATTGACTTTACCACTGGAAGACTAATATTTCTGTAAATGTCGTCGTGGCATTTAAAAGGCTTGCCATTAACGTCATAACTGTCAGTAAGATAATAAAACAACCATTAATAGAAATAAGAAAAGACCATTACTGTAGACTGTGAAAGAAAAACACTAAAAATATCTCTTCACGGAGACAGAAGACTGACGGAGAGGAATCCAAGAGAAGGTAGCGAGTGATACAGTCACTCAACAATTTCAACAaatacattacaaacaatacaccgAAAACGGGATgtcacaaagttttttttttcacgtaACTATAAATAGGTAATCACTCTCACGCCAGTCAGTGAGACAGAcagaccgacacacacacacacacacacacacacacacacacacacacacacacacacactagatgtGAATAACAGTACATTTCGCCATGACACTATAGTATAAACGTAATGAAAAGATGAATTACTGAAGCACTCTTCATTATTAACAATGAAACCAGCAATTGAGGTCCAGCAACACTCCTGGCTCCACCCTCACCACAGCAACACTCCTGGCTCCACCCTCACCACAGCAACATTGTACACTGTTGCTAAGGTAACCAGGCTGGGTGTGGGCGTGAGAGGACGTGGTGTTGTAGTGCCAGTGGGTGTAGTGGGCGTGGAAAGATGGGGCGGAAGGCAGAGGGTGCCACTCCAGGTGGAACTGAGTGGAAGGAACCCAGCAGCGTGGGTAAGCTCTTGGAAAACGTCTTCTCCAGTGGATGATGGCCGTGGATGGCAGCATCAAGCTTGCTGGAGCAGCCCATGTGATACTCCAGGCCGCCAATGGTTCTTgtgagtggcggtggtggcggcttgGCAGAAGATGGCGGGGAGTGGCATGTTGACCGCTGCTCCTCGCCGCTCCCGGACCTACCCTCCTCCGTGCCCACCTGATGAGACTCTGGAGTGTAAGGAgtcatgatggaggtggtgggcggCGTGGGTGTGGACGTGGGTGTACACATCTTTGATGTAAGCACGTGAAGGGatgaagtggtggtgggtggagcaacGGGCGGGTAGGTAAAGAGGGTGGTTGTAGCGGGCGTCATGATAGGCGGAGTGAGAGGCAGGGGCGGCATGATGGTGCACGGGGTGGGCGTGAGTGTGGGCGTGAGAGCAGCGGTGGGCGCTTCGTGTTCTCTTTCACGGTCTCTCTTGTGCTTAGTGCGACGATTTTGGTACCAAACCTTCACCTGGAAGGTTATACTAAGTCACATTATGTGAAAATATGTGTATGTAATAAGCAATGTGAGACGAAACAAGTGTGATAATCACCACTAATATAAAActctaagtaaaaaaaaaaaaaaagcgaacaCCAGTAACAAAATTAACTACCAGAAATATATGAAAGTGAAAATATTCTTtaaaatgtctctctctctctctctctctctctctctctctctctctctctctctctctctctctctctctctctctctctctctctctctctctttctctttttctcacgATGTATATGTCGCGCCGATTAAGCCGAACCGGTGAGTTTGGCCTATTCGGCAAGATTTGTTCTGTGCCGAATTAGCAGAAAAAATTGGTTTTTGCCATAAATCCAcgaaaatcaatctgaacataaCGGAAAATAAATCTGTCATTGATTTTAAATAATATTGAATCATTTTAATGTTGCAACGTGGATCTCCTGACCTTGTTGCAACATGGGTCTAGTGTTGCAACATGGATCTAAATTGACTTATGCTATACATAGCaaaatttagctaaaaaaaattacgttaatttaagttaggtgaggtttctaagttaggtttggtccaaaaataaatctttatatcattgttaacgaaaaaaatatctaTCATCCTTCAAAATAATTTATAGGAAAAGTTTATTTTAAAGGTTGTTCGATTtattcggcatgatatatatatatatatatatatatatatatatatatatatatatatatatatgaaagacgTGATTGCAAAGGTGACAAGAAATATATTCCTAGTTTCAGCTTAAGTGAACATGTAGCTAAAGAGGGCAAAGGTAAATACCAGAtagaaaaaaactgaccattcCGTCAGTGTGTCTGTATCAGCGTGTCTCTGCTTCTatatgttgtgcaagaaaggtataaaataccgacaatatgaaagttaagacgcatgtgcaacatctggatatctctattgtagacgtttcgccatccagtggctttattaatacctttcttgcacaacttgtcagacactgcaacatcatggaatcttggttcagaggacatctacaagaccttcttcacggctactacaactaacccatctctttgggtaggacctacttccactggggaatcccgcctaccagtgactatgccctcgtctgctgcccgtccctatccactgatgcctatataaccgccagtcttcttgcctttgatccagattctcctccaccacgatgctgcgaacactaactccaaggctgagggactgattacctcatcttttgtatatagttctactgtcttctaattatgtcctagaatctgtattgataaagccactggatggcgagacgtctacaataaagatatccagatgttgcacatgcgtttTAACTTTCTGCTTCtatatgtatgagtgtgtatatgtATCTGCTTAACTCTACCTTCCCAAACTTTGCTTATCCCTCAGCACTTCTTTTCTTTTGTATTCTTTCATTTTCCTTTGCCTTGTCCTTCAATTTTTTAGCTGTAATTCTCACCTGTGTCTCTGAGAGTCCAAGTCTGGCTGCCAGGAGGGATCTCTCACGACCCACCAGGTACTGGTTACGTCGAAACTCTCGCTCCAGGGCGCTGAGCTGGTCCCCGCTGAAGGTTGTGCGAGCACGCTTGGGGCGGTCCAGGTCCAGCCCCTTGGGGAACACCAGCTCTCTTACCTGCCCGTTGGCGTCTGCAAGGCAATACATGCTGCTGTCAGTTATTTACTGGTAGTTTATATGACAAAATAACACTGGtcttttagtggtggtggtattgtggcgAGGGCACCCTAACATGGAGATACCTTGGCACACGTGTGTAAGTGGCAACAACGATCATTGGCTCACTTGTGCAAGTGTCACCTATATTCTCACTTACTAGAGCTGACACAAGCAAGAAGTTTGTGCTGACAGTTACACAATACACAAGGCACCCGTAGGGGCAGGGAATAGAGGTACTCCAGTTGATCAAAGTGACACAGCATCGGCCGAGAGTACATCTCGGGTAGAACAAGTAGATAGAAACACAAAAATTTCCTGAAGCAAATTTATCTGGTCATAGacagggccgagggggcgttgacccccggaactctctccaggtatactccaggtatacaacatGTATTTGTTACAGTTAcgctcttttatgtgcgggttatttgtgtatcgttccagtcacggtattgtgccttttttgttatttatgattaTTAAATACGTCAATAGCACTgcacaaaaaataaaaatagaaatgaAATGTGGCTGTAATGGTACATGTGACCCCTTTTTTAGGAAATATCAAGACAGTTTTGTTGTTTAAATATAGCCAAAAAAGCGAACTTTCATGTTTAAtttaaaaatatgtgaaatactgGCATttataaaaaaatgtaaatttgCTTTATACTTAACAGACTGACGATCGATCGTGTGTTGCAGTGGTGTTATTTATGACTGATATTATAGTGATGCTGTCGTATCACAAGTCAGGTTTAATATTCAGTTCTAGAGGGAGAATAGCGACCTTCCACCCGCCTGGATGGCACCTAGCAACTCTCCACCAACCCTGGAAGGAGCCTATTGTCCCTCCACCAGCCTTTGAGGGAATCTAACGATCCTCCACCAGCTCTGGAGGGAACCTAGAGACCCTCCACTAGCCCTGGAGGGAACCCGGTGACTCTCCACCAACACTGAAAGGAATCTACTAGTCCTGGAGGGAATCTAGCGACtctccaccaacactggagggaACCCGGCGACtctccaccaacactggag is a window of Cherax quadricarinatus isolate ZL_2023a chromosome 17, ASM3850222v1, whole genome shotgun sequence DNA encoding:
- the LOC128686430 gene encoding ventral anterior homeobox 1b-like, with translation MSSTTPAPPPTHSPAHTPTHPPSHTPVSTPTSTSSSNSSEGKPSLPDYVQTLTVTDANGQVRELVFPKGLDLDRPKRARTTFSGDQLSALEREFRRNQYLVGRERSLLAARLGLSETQVKVWYQNRRTKHKRDREREHEAPTAALTPTLTPTPCTIMPPLPLTPPIMTPATTTLFTYPPVAPPTTTSSLHVLTSKMCTPTSTPTPPTTSIMTPYTPESHQVGTEEGRSGSGEEQRSTCHSPPSSAKPPPPPLTRTIGGLEYHMGCSSKLDAAIHGHHPLEKTFSKSLPTLLGSFHSVPPGVAPSAFRPIFPRPLHPLALQHHVLSRPHPAWLP